The proteins below come from a single Bactrocera dorsalis isolate Fly_Bdor chromosome 5, ASM2337382v1, whole genome shotgun sequence genomic window:
- the LOC105232885 gene encoding peroxidasin, protein MQKAFLIIFTLFCIYENSAGKVGNNKCPIGCTCHVRTMRCAQAGLDSIPENISNDVQMIDLRNNNLHDIPAAAFRGLPFVTTLFLNYNGITTIDKNAFVDLSNLKQLYLGNNKLKDIPVDLLQPLKNVKAIYLDNNMIAKIHKGTFSHLLDLSYLSLNNNELVNIPSDEFTYLPRLQYLQIDNNPLTCDCAVHALWNKYFNGPEKTINQIILSCGTSSATNKKFATLEPQDFECNIPEIILAPENQLVIAGKSVTLECDADGEPEPVIKWYFNGKPLKTDERKILDNENTELNINNVIKNDTGIYTCIAQNYNGNVSIQANVTVYDNEQKPRLIIEPYDLEVILGTIFEIPCKAEDQSGVQVIWRHDGKVITENIFSNDKYQVSGSGSLLVKNVTTADGGRYECTLKNQYGRVTASALVKVKGSVSKAPGDNYVRIAFNEALMEIDLAINNTIDALFTKRNRNSNGNPNYADLLRVFRFPKGEARQLARAAEIYERTLVNIRKHIAKGDALSTSSQSYEFKDLLSREHLHLLAELSGCVEHREMPNCTDMCYHSRYRSIDGTCNNMKNPWWGASLTAFKRNVKPIYENGFSTPVGWTKKKLYGGFLKPSSRLISTSVITTKRITPDNRITHMVMQWGQFLDHDLDHALPSVSSESWDGIDCKKTCDYAPPCFPIEVPPGDPRIKNRRCIDVIRTSSVCGSGMTSVFFEGVQHREQINQLTSYIDASQVYGYSYEFSVELRNLTTDDGLLRTGVQFPGQKDMLPFAAPQDGMDCRRNLNENTMNCFVAGDIRVNEQIGLLAMHTIWMREHNRIATKLRDLNPHWDGDTIYQEARKIVGAQMQHITYKHWLPLIVGETGMKLLGEYKGYDPNIDPSISNVFATAALRFGHTIINPVLHRLNSTFQPIPQGHLPLHKAFFAPWRLAYEGGVDPLIRGMFSIPAKLKTPEENLNSELTEKLFQSSHAVALDLAAINIQRSRDHGLPGYNVYREFCNLSTAATFDDMENYIKSADVRRKLQEIYGHPDNVDVWVGGILEDQIEDGKVGPLFQCLLVEQFRRLRDGDRFYYENSGVFLPQQLNQIKQANLGRILCDNGDKMNEITSNVFLLPKVQGGFKKCADMPEISLNFWQDCGSCKSLPPLLEESEILDYHALNKRSTHSIKNTFKQSWDFKETRQSRINSLEETINKLQNEFEEYKKRVQNLEN, encoded by the exons ATGCAGAAGgcttttttgattatatttacgttgttttgcatatATGAAAACAGCGCCGGTAAAGTTGGCAATAACAAATGTCCAATAGGATGTACTTGCCATGTCCGAACTATGCGCTGCGCGCAAGCAGGCTTAGATTCTATTCCCGAGAATATCAGCAATGATGTCCAGATGAT AGATTTGCGTAACAATAATTTGCATGACATACCAGCTGCTGCCTTTCGTGGATTACCTTTTGTGACAACACTTTTCCTCAACTACAATGGCATAACAACAATAGACAAGAACGCCTTTGTGGACTTGagtaatttaaaacaattatatttgggaaataataaacttaaagaCATTCCAGTCGATTTGCTTCAACCACTCAAAAATGTTAAAGCCAT ATACTTGGACAATAACATGATTGCAAAAATTCATAAAGGAACATTCTCACATCTATTGGATCTTAGCTATTT ATCTTTGAATAATAACGAACTTGTAAATATTCCATCCGACGAATTTACATACTTACCAAGGTTACAGTATTTACAAATTGATAACAATCCCTTAACATGCGATTGTGCGGTGCATGCATTAtggaacaaatattttaacggaCCTGAAAAAACTATTAATCAAATCATACTATCGTGCGGAACATCTTcagcaacaaataaaaagttcGCAACCCTTGAACCACAGGACTTCGAATGCA ATATTCCAGAAATTATATTGGCTCCAGAAAATCAATTAGTAATTGCTGGAAAATCGGTCACTCTGGAATGCGATGCTGATGGTGAACCTGAACCAGTCATAAAATGGTATTTTAACGGAAAGCCATTAAAAACTGATGAACGTAAAATACTAGATAACGAAAACACCgaattaaacataaataatgtaataaaaaatgacacag GTATTTATACATGTATTGCTCAAAACTACAATGGCAACGTGTCAATACAAGCGAATGTAACAGTATATGATAATGAGCAAAAGCCCCGACTAATTATAGAACCCTATGACTTAGAGGTTATACTGggaacaatttttgaaataccTTGTAAGGCAGAGGATCAAAGCGGTGTTCAG gtGATATGGAGACATGATGGAAAAGTTATcaccgaaaatatattttcaaacgaTAAATATCAAGTTAGCGGATCGGGAAGTCTTCTTGTCAAAAATGTCACAACTGCAGATGGAGGTCGTTACGAGTGTACGTTAAAAAATCAATATGGACGTGTTACCGCTTCAGCTCTTGTAAAAGTAAA GGGCAGTGTGAGCAAAGCACCAGGTGACAATTACGTACGAATAGCTTTCAACGAGGCTTTGATGGAAATTGATTTGGCTATCAATAACACCATAGATGCTCTTTTCACGAAACGTAATCGAAATTCAAATGGAAACCCAAATTATGCCGATTTATTACGAGTGTTCCGGTTTCCTAAAGGTGAAGCCCGTCAACTTGCTAGAGCTGCCGAGATTTATGAACGAACTCTTGTTAACATTAGAAAACATATTGCTAAAGGGGACGCCCTTAGTACGTCAAGTCAAAGTTATGAGTTTAAAGACCTTCTTTCACGCGAGCACTTGCATTTATTGGCTGAGCTTTCAGGTTGTGTAGAACATCGAGAGATGCCTAATTGTACAGACATGTGCTACCACTCGAGATATCGTAGTATAGATGGTACTtgcaataatatgaaaaatccTTGGTGGGGAGCATCTCTTACAGCATTTAAACGGAATGTTAAACCAATTTATGAGAATGGTTTCAGCACACCTGTTGGTtggaccaaaaaaaaattatacggaGGATTTTTAAAACCCAGCTCACGTTTGATTTCAACTTCAGTTATTACAACCAAGCGAATAACTCCAGATAACCGAATTACTCACATGGTAATGCAGTGGGGACAATTTTTAGATCATGATTTGGATCATGCTTTGCCATCCGTAAGTTCGGAAAGTTGGGATGGAATAGATTGTAAAAAAACGTGTGACTATGCACCTCCTTGTTTTCCTATTGAAGTCCCACCGGGAGATCCTCGCATAAAAAATCGCCGGTGCATCGATGTTATTCGAACAAGCTCTGTTTGTGGCTCCGGTATGACGTCAGTTTTTTTTGAAGGGGTGCAGCATAGAGAACAAATAAACCAACTCACTTCTTATATTGATGCATCTCAGGTTTATGGTTATAGCTATGAATTCTCAGTCGAACTTCGAAATCTTACAACTGATGACGGACTTCTAAGAACAGGAGTACAATTTCCTGGACAAAAAGATATGTTACCCTTCGCTGCACCTCAGGATGGTATGGATTGTCGGAGAAATCTGAACGAAAATACAATGAACTGCTTTGTTGCTGGCGATATAAGAGTTAATGAACAAATTGGCTTACTGGCTATGCACACCATATGGATGCGAGAGCATAATCGAATTGCTACAAAATTGCGTGACTTAAATCCACATTGGGATGGTGATACTATATATCAAGAGGCGCGTAAAATTGTGGGTGCCCAAATGCAACATATTACTTATAAACATTGGCTACCCTTAATTGTCGGTGAGACTGGTATGAAATTGTTGGGTGAATATAAAGGATACGACCCTAATATAGATCCATCAATATCTAATGTTTTCGCCACAGCCGCATTACGTTTCGGCCATACCATAATAAATCCAGTACTTCATCGTCTTAACTCTACCTTCCAACCCATTCCCCAAGGCCATTTACCATTGCACAAAGCATTTTTTGCACCTTGGAGACTTGCTTATGAAGGTGGTGTTGATCCACTCATCCGGGGCATGTTCTCAATCCCAGCTAAACTAAAAACTCCCGAAGAAAATCTAAATAGTGAACTAACTGAGAAATTATTTCAGAGTTCACATGCAGTTGCATTAGATTTAGCAGCTATTAATATTCAGCGCAGCAGAGATCATGGACTTCCAGGTTACAATGTTTACAGGGAATTTTGCAACCTCTCAACAGCAGCAACTTTCGATGACatggaaaattatattaaaagcgCTGATGTGCGTAGAAAACTTCAAGAGATTTATGGACATCCGGATAACGTTGATGTCTGGGTTGGTGGTATTTTAGAAGACCAAATTGAGGATGGAAAAGTTGGACCTTTATTCCAATGCTTGCTTGTGGAACAATTTCGTAGACTTCGTGACGGAGATAGGTTTTACTATGAAAATAGTGGCGTTTTTCTTCCACAACAGCTAAACCAAATAAAACAAGCAAACTTAGGACGTATACTTTGTGATAATGGTgataaaatgaatgaaattacaTCGAATGTTTTTCTGTTACCAAAAGTACAGGGTGGTTTTAAAAAATGTGCTGATATGCCAGAAATAAGCTTAAACTTTTGGCAAGATTGTGGATCATGCAAAAGTTTACCTCCTCTTCTGGAAGAATCAGAAATATTAGATTATCATGCTCTAAATAAGAGATCAACACAttctattaaaaatacatttaaacaaTCTTGGGATTTTAAAGAAACTCGCCAATCACGTATAAATAGTTTGGAGGAAACCATTAACAAACTACAAAATGAGTtcgaagaatataaaaaaagagtGCAAAATCTAGAAAACTAA